The following proteins are co-located in the Methanolacinia paynteri genome:
- a CDS encoding DUF2124 domain-containing protein, whose translation MEKVESLRGVPGMLRPFKEFIKSLELNEKDQIVFYGCPGTCTPFVELLGYAVRDLGCKIIFVPLLDEKKAVTLENKENVGLQANGEPEKIDPSLVVIMGGLAMPNVPVSADDVKKTIGKYNSKAAGICFMSMFEKEKWTDILNFDLIIDAKIDPVDIWKN comes from the coding sequence ATGGAGAAAGTCGAATCACTAAGAGGCGTTCCAGGAATGCTCAGGCCGTTCAAGGAATTTATAAAATCGCTTGAACTGAATGAAAAAGACCAGATTGTGTTTTACGGGTGTCCCGGAACATGTACGCCTTTTGTAGAGCTTCTCGGTTATGCAGTGAGAGATCTTGGGTGCAAAATTATTTTCGTACCTCTTCTTGACGAAAAGAAAGCTGTTACCCTTGAAAATAAAGAAAATGTGGGCCTGCAGGCCAATGGCGAACCTGAAAAGATCGATCCTTCGCTCGTCGTGATTATGGGCGGCCTTGCCATGCCCAATGTCCCCGTATCGGCTGATGACGTAAAGAAGACAATCGGCAAATATAATTCAAAAGCTGCAGGAATCTGCTTCATGAGCATGTTCGAAAAAGAGAAATGGACGGATATTCTCAACTTTGATCTGATAATCGATGCAAAGATCGATCCCGTCGACATCTGGAAAAATTAA